The following are encoded in a window of Sulfitobacter sp. S190 genomic DNA:
- the pyrF gene encoding orotidine-5'-phosphate decarboxylase, which translates to MPDDRLIVALDVPNAVAGLALAEKLGDTVGFYKIGLGMLTGGGLALANELKQEHGKRIFLDMKLFDIGATVEAAVRGLAQFDLDFLTVHGDPHVVRAAKEGAANSDMKILAVTILTSLDREDLDDSLIREGDVAELVVKRAIHAFEAGADGVIASPQEAALIRAQPEAENRLIVTPGVRPQGAALGDQKRVQTPAKAIENGADHIVVGRPVWQAEDPAAAACAITNELIQP; encoded by the coding sequence ATGCCAGATGATCGCCTCATAGTCGCCCTTGATGTCCCGAACGCAGTCGCGGGATTGGCGCTGGCCGAAAAGCTGGGCGATACGGTCGGGTTTTATAAAATTGGCCTCGGGATGCTGACGGGTGGCGGTCTCGCGTTGGCCAATGAGCTCAAGCAGGAACACGGCAAACGCATCTTCTTGGACATGAAACTGTTCGACATCGGCGCAACCGTCGAAGCAGCCGTGCGTGGCCTCGCCCAGTTCGATCTGGATTTTCTGACGGTCCACGGGGACCCGCACGTCGTGCGCGCCGCCAAGGAAGGTGCCGCCAACAGCGACATGAAAATACTCGCCGTGACCATCCTGACCTCATTGGACCGCGAAGACCTAGACGACAGCCTGATCCGCGAAGGTGACGTAGCCGAACTCGTCGTCAAGCGTGCAATTCACGCTTTTGAAGCTGGCGCCGACGGTGTGATCGCCTCTCCGCAGGAAGCAGCCCTCATCAGGGCGCAACCTGAAGCTGAAAACAGGTTGATCGTGACGCCCGGCGTACGCCCGCAAGGCGCGGCGCTCGGCGACCAAAAGAGAGTGCAAACCCCTGCAAAAGCAATCGAAAATGGCGCGGATCACATCGTGGTCGGACGTCCGGTATGGCAGGCAGAAGATCCTGCCGCCGCGGCATGCGCCATTACGAACGAGCTGATTCAACCATAG